A window of Macrotis lagotis isolate mMagLag1 chromosome X, bilby.v1.9.chrom.fasta, whole genome shotgun sequence contains these coding sequences:
- the TICAM1 gene encoding TIR domain-containing adapter molecule 1, translated as MAEHTPSLKEAFDILHHAGQDKLLYLKHKLKLLRPGSKANSLLQAMVLLSLGQETEAKIVLDSLRGDKVALSVARTWEGTEPLLNQADLLPSEEQADLLMAIARIYHLFEEEKLCDASSQTQAYQAAVQALSLRHDARLDDFLAEAQSHCGDDILGAESFQILKSDTGYLPLSFNLGSRINSQPWPIKTKSSILATESLPQSLRSTGTPASFTSNLEISQSPTLPFLTQQSQKRCPRGLSKLCEDCQTNSTQDREPQEPEEMSWPFSDPATSLPVQLNNLASVAPETSIHSSVECLNSTTPQSNSMKSEETVSKGDLGELPGLPPTSVPPAREEKDTPFSMQKGHFPKDSGSRPSFSTQDPSLPLPPPLSLGSELDTGQRFFNFVILHAEKDEAIALRVKDTLESLGVPNGTTFCEEFQVPGCFELRCLQDAIDNSAFIVLLLTRHYKCSKSFHQVHTALMNSITKSEKKNSVIPFFPQESTLKPGDSEISQLLINVVSLDEKSPIFFKKVKNTFTPRKLQDQREKWKKQQEIRAIQEQTKRMVVDRERVSQKEIALSDLAYQQSLLHQQLQNLALAFPSQVSSALGHSMPLPPSPWAYNFPTQPTAASPVFQPNNGLFSPPMPFPPDPSSSPELDAQSARAQPLIIHNAQMVQLGYNNYMWGRKEGQVLNEEEATEGE; from the coding sequence ATGGCAGAGCACACCCCGAGCTTGAAAGAAGCCTTTGACATCTTACACCATGCAGGGCAGGACAAACTCCTCTACCTCAAACACAAGTTGAAGCTCCTTCGGCCAGGCTCCAAAGCCAACAGCCTCCTACAAGCCATGGTCCTCCTGTCTCTGGGACAGGAGACAGAGGCCAAGATTGTCTTGGACTCACTTAGAGGTGATAAGGTGGCACTCTCTGTGGCTAGGACCTGGGAAGGGACTGAGCCCCTCCTGAACCAGGCAGACCTTTTGCCTTCTGAGGAGCAGGCAGACCTCCTAATGGCTATTGCCCGCATTTACCACTTGTTTGAGGAAGAGAAACTATGTGATGCTTCATCCCAGACCCAAGCCTACCAAGCTGCTGTACAGGCCCTCAGCCTGCGTCATGATGCTCGGTTGGATGACTTCTTGGCTGAGGCCCAGTCCCATTGTGGAGATGATATCCTTGGAGCTGAGAGTTTCCAGATCCTCAAGTCAGACACAGGCTACCTGCCATTGTCCTTCAATCTAGGCTCTAGGATCAATAGTCAACCCTGGCCTATCAAAACCAAGTCAAGTATACTGGCAACTGAGTCACTTCCCCAATCCTTACGCTCTACTGGTACTCCTGCCTCTTTTACAAGCAACCTGGAGATCAGTCAGTCTCCAACTTTGCCTTTCCTCACCCAGCAATCTCAGAAAAGGTGCCCCAGAGGCCTCAGTAAACTTTGTGAGGACTGTCAGACCAATTCCACACAGGACCGTGAACCACAGGAGCCAGAGGAGATGAGTTGGCCTTTTTCTGACCCAGCCACCTCACTCCCTGTACAGCTAAACAACTTGGCCTCAGTGGCTCCTGAGACAAGCATCCATTCTAGTGTGGAATGTTTGAACTCCACGACTCCACAGTCAAACTCAATGAAGTCTGAAGAAACTGTCTCCAAAGGGGATCTTGGGGAGCTCCCAGGATTGCCCCCCACGTCAGTCCCTCCTGCCAGGGAAGAAAAGGATACCCCATTCTCTATGCAAAAGGGTCATTTTCCAAAGGATTCAGGGTCAAGGCCTTCCTTCTCCACCCAAGATCCTTCTCTACCTCTGCCACCTCCACTGTCCCTAGGATCTGAGTTAGACACAGGACAGCGTTTCTTCAACTTTGTGATCCTCCATGCTGAGAAGGATGAAGCCATTGCCCTTCGGGTCAAGGATACCCTCGAGAGCCTGGGTGTACCCAATGGCACCACATTCTGTGAGGAATTTCAGGTTCCTGGCTGTTTTGAGCTACGGTGTTTGCAAGATGCCATTGACAACTCTGCCTTTATAGTGTTATTGCTCACCAGACACTACAAGTGCAGCAAGAGCTTTCACCAGGTACATACGGCACTGATGAACTCCATCACTAAGAGTGAGAAGAAAAACTCCgtcattcccttctttccccagGAGAGCACGCTGAAACCTGGTGACTCTGAAATCTCCCAGCTGCTGATCAACGTGGTGAGCCTGGATGAGAAGTCTCCtatcttcttcaagaaagtcaAAAACACCTTCACGCCTCGGAAGCTACAAGACCAgagggagaaatggaagaaacaacaGGAAATCCGGGCCATCCAGGAGCAGACCAAGCGGATGGTGGTGGACAGGGAGAGGGTATCTCAGAAGGAGATTGCCCTCTCTGACTTAGCATACCAACAAAGTCTTCTGCACCAGCAGCTACAGAATCTTGCCTTGGCTTTCCCAAGTCAAGTATCTTCTGCTCTTGGCCACAGCATGCCACTGCCGCCATCTCCTTGGGCATACAATTTCCCCACCCAGCCAACCGCTGCTTCCCCAGTTTTCCAACCCAATAATGGACTTTTTAGCCCACCTATGCCTTTTCCCCCTGACCCCAGTTCATCCCCCGAACTGGATGCTCAGAGTGCCAGAGCCCAACCTCTTATCATCCATAATGCTCAGATGGTACAATTGGGGTACAACAACTACATGTGGGGCCGGAAGGAAGGGCAAGTCCTCAATGAGGAGGAGGCAACTGAAGGAGAGTGA